The following proteins are encoded in a genomic region of Longimicrobium sp.:
- a CDS encoding DUF4442 domain-containing protein: protein MPESLRTRIARVGFNFFPAYRGTGARITYIAHDWREIRIRLPLSWRTRNYVGTIFGGSMYGAVDPVYMVMLIQNLGPGYVVWDKSASIRFRRPGRTTLHARFVLDQAELDAIRAALETERAVDRTYRIELADAGGAVHAEIEKVIHVRRKER, encoded by the coding sequence ATGCCCGAATCGCTCAGGACGCGGATCGCCCGCGTGGGGTTCAACTTCTTCCCGGCGTACCGGGGGACGGGGGCGCGCATCACCTACATCGCCCACGACTGGCGGGAGATCCGCATCCGCCTGCCGCTCAGCTGGCGCACGCGCAACTACGTGGGCACCATCTTCGGCGGGAGCATGTACGGCGCGGTGGACCCCGTCTACATGGTGATGCTCATCCAGAACCTGGGGCCCGGCTACGTCGTCTGGGACAAGTCGGCCTCTATCCGCTTCCGCCGCCCGGGGCGCACCACCCTGCACGCCCGCTTCGTGCTCGACCAGGCCGAGCTCGACGCCATCCGCGCGGCGCTGGAGACCGAGCGGGCCGTCGACCGCACCTACCGTATCGAGCTCGCGGACGCCGGGGGCGCCGTCCACGCCGAGATCGAGAAGGTCATCCACGTCCGCCGCAAGGAGCGCTGA
- a CDS encoding energy transducer TonB, with amino-acid sequence MRFRSAFPVAFAAALVPAVIPSAARAQLARERPEQPCSVVPDTAVVPTPKQVQERRELRARLDSIGRANGIAAPAGLLLVDVNAERQGKVIFIDANYPQPVVDAATRSVAEYLATLPAGKAYQALVRIDGDYPALAPGRRHCPPVLANRDTLSDLMQRVLRRHPDAGRLSAPVSKRAVVRLVVSREGAVSYAEVEQPTGDAAIDPYVETIARSLRFLPARLDDTAYDTRFRFTMTFTVR; translated from the coding sequence ATGCGCTTCCGCAGTGCTTTCCCCGTGGCCTTCGCCGCCGCGCTCGTCCCGGCCGTGATCCCTTCCGCCGCCCGCGCCCAGCTCGCACGGGAGCGGCCGGAGCAGCCGTGCAGCGTGGTGCCCGACACCGCCGTGGTGCCCACGCCGAAGCAGGTCCAGGAGCGGCGCGAGCTGCGGGCGCGGCTGGACAGCATCGGGCGGGCGAACGGGATCGCCGCGCCGGCGGGGCTGCTGCTGGTGGACGTGAACGCCGAGCGCCAGGGGAAGGTGATCTTCATCGACGCCAACTACCCGCAGCCGGTGGTGGACGCCGCCACGCGCTCCGTCGCCGAGTACCTCGCCACGCTCCCGGCGGGGAAGGCGTACCAGGCGCTGGTGCGCATCGACGGCGACTACCCGGCGCTCGCTCCCGGGCGGCGCCACTGCCCGCCCGTGCTCGCCAACCGCGACACCCTGAGCGACCTGATGCAGCGCGTGCTGCGGCGCCACCCCGACGCCGGCAGGCTGAGCGCGCCCGTGTCGAAGCGCGCGGTGGTGCGCCTGGTGGTGAGCCGCGAGGGCGCCGTGAGCTACGCCGAGGTGGAGCAGCCCACGGGCGACGCCGCCATCGACCCCTACGTGGAGACGATCGCCCGCAGCCTGCGCTTCCTCCCCGCCCGGCTCGACGACACCGCCTACGACACGCGCTTCCGCTTCACGATGACGTTCACCGTCCGGTGA
- a CDS encoding sulfite exporter TauE/SafE family protein: MQTLPLLTALVAGFAHALEADHMAAVTTFVSRRPRPLEAVGFGLRWGMGHSAAIFVAGSALIALGVRLPDGLARGLEFGVGTMLLGLGLWLLWSVLHERAHRLADGPGHAHGHQHRHGSLWVGVAHGLAGTAPLVAILPVATAHSPWGAGAYLLLFGVGTTLAMGLYAVVAGLVFHHAGSRVRALGGTLRAATALGSAALGVVWMAGALGI; this comes from the coding sequence ATGCAGACCCTCCCGCTCCTGACCGCGCTGGTCGCCGGCTTCGCGCACGCGCTCGAGGCCGACCACATGGCCGCCGTCACCACCTTCGTGTCGCGCCGGCCCCGGCCGCTGGAGGCGGTGGGGTTCGGGCTGCGCTGGGGGATGGGGCACTCGGCGGCCATCTTCGTGGCGGGCTCGGCGCTGATCGCGCTGGGCGTGCGGCTGCCGGACGGCCTGGCGCGCGGGCTGGAGTTCGGGGTGGGGACGATGCTGCTGGGCCTGGGCCTGTGGCTGCTGTGGAGCGTGCTGCACGAGCGCGCGCACCGCCTGGCGGACGGCCCCGGCCACGCGCACGGGCACCAGCACCGGCACGGCAGCCTGTGGGTGGGCGTGGCGCACGGGCTGGCGGGGACGGCGCCGCTGGTGGCGATCCTCCCCGTGGCGACGGCGCACTCGCCGTGGGGCGCGGGCGCGTACCTGCTCCTCTTCGGCGTGGGCACCACGCTGGCGATGGGCCTCTACGCGGTGGTCGCCGGCCTGGTCTTCCACCACGCCGGCAGCCGCGTCCGCGCGCTGGGCGGCACGCTGCGCGCGGCGACGGCGCTCGGCAGCGCGGCGCTCGGGGTGGTGTGGATGGCGGGGGCGCTCGGCATCTGA
- a CDS encoding CDGSH iron-sulfur domain-containing protein: MSDGQPQPETQPQVTITVRENGPYRVEGPVRIIDADGTEYPVTPGKPVSLCRCGGSTRKPFCDGTHSRIGFAAAERAVRQADAEAGGSPGSTPNPPAPSS; encoded by the coding sequence ATGTCGGACGGGCAGCCGCAGCCGGAAACGCAGCCGCAGGTGACGATCACGGTGCGCGAGAACGGGCCGTACCGCGTGGAGGGGCCGGTGCGCATCATCGACGCGGACGGCACCGAGTACCCGGTGACGCCGGGGAAGCCGGTATCGCTCTGCCGCTGCGGCGGATCGACGAGGAAGCCCTTCTGCGACGGCACCCACTCGCGCATCGGCTTCGCGGCCGCCGAGCGCGCCGTCCGCCAGGCCGACGCCGAGGCCGGAGGAAGCCCGGGCTCGACTCCGAATCCCCCGGCGCCGTCATCCTGA
- a CDS encoding universal stress protein has translation MYRSILVPLDGTYFGEHALPPALAIARRTGAKLHLVHVHVPEGSWSALGALPQWGASLRDVVVQREQGYLREVMERISRLAGVPVDAQVLDGPIARTLAEQAMEADVDLVALSTHARTGVSRLWHHGVAAYLTRHLSVPLLMVHAPDRPAEIEREAGFGRVLLPLGGKAYNERVLDHAVELGRVFGARYTLLEVVAPPVEMGYTLLGSEGHVNEFQLESRREEALRYLDGVADKLRQRGLEVDADVVASGDAATGIVEYVERAEGGVDLVAMETHGLGGAAHLFTPSVVESVVHDTRVPVLVHHTAEAPRAPEEEPAAEPEMGWSPHHRDPIAP, from the coding sequence ATGTACCGCTCGATCCTGGTCCCCCTGGACGGAACCTACTTCGGCGAGCACGCGCTCCCCCCCGCCCTGGCCATCGCGCGGAGGACGGGGGCGAAGCTGCACCTGGTGCACGTGCACGTCCCCGAGGGCTCGTGGAGCGCGCTGGGGGCGCTGCCGCAATGGGGCGCCAGCTTGCGCGACGTGGTGGTGCAGCGCGAGCAGGGGTACCTGCGGGAGGTGATGGAGCGCATCTCGCGCCTGGCCGGCGTCCCCGTGGACGCGCAGGTGCTGGACGGCCCCATCGCGCGCACCCTGGCCGAGCAGGCGATGGAAGCCGACGTGGACCTGGTGGCGCTCAGCACGCACGCCCGCACCGGCGTGAGCCGGCTCTGGCACCACGGGGTGGCCGCCTACCTCACCCGCCACCTGAGCGTGCCGCTCCTGATGGTGCACGCACCCGACCGCCCGGCCGAGATCGAGCGCGAGGCGGGCTTCGGGCGCGTGCTGCTGCCGCTGGGGGGCAAGGCGTACAACGAGCGGGTGCTGGACCACGCGGTGGAGCTGGGCCGCGTGTTCGGCGCGCGCTACACGCTGCTGGAAGTGGTGGCGCCGCCGGTGGAAATGGGGTACACGCTGCTGGGCAGCGAGGGCCACGTGAACGAGTTCCAGCTCGAGAGCCGGCGCGAGGAGGCGCTGCGCTACCTGGACGGCGTGGCCGACAAGCTGCGCCAGCGCGGGCTGGAGGTCGACGCCGACGTGGTGGCCTCGGGCGACGCGGCCACGGGGATCGTGGAGTACGTGGAGCGCGCGGAGGGCGGCGTGGACCTGGTCGCCATGGAGACGCACGGGCTGGGCGGCGCGGCGCACCTCTTCACCCCCAGCGTGGTGGAGAGCGTGGTGCACGACACGCGCGTGCCCGTGCTGGTCCACCACACCGCCGAGGCCCCGCGCGCCCCCGAGGAGGAGCCGGCCGCCGAGCCGGAGATGGGGTGGTCCCCGCACCACCGGGACCCGATCGCGCCGTAG